A portion of the Nitrospirota bacterium genome contains these proteins:
- a CDS encoding type II toxin-antitoxin system VapC family toxin: MRDSVFDSSAVLAYLFEEPCAPAVTELLENAFQAGKPILLSGPNWAEVTYAAVKKWGERQWQGVRGDVLRLPILVIPADLEVSEAAAAIKSTYRMSLGDSFAAGLARMRNAVLHTVDKDFKQVESIITINWLSH; encoded by the coding sequence TTGCGAGATTCGGTATTCGATAGTTCCGCGGTCCTGGCCTACCTCTTTGAGGAACCTTGCGCCCCGGCGGTGACCGAACTGCTGGAGAACGCTTTTCAGGCCGGAAAACCCATCCTCCTGTCGGGCCCAAATTGGGCGGAGGTCACCTACGCGGCCGTCAAGAAATGGGGTGAACGTCAGTGGCAAGGCGTTCGAGGCGACGTCCTCCGGCTGCCCATTCTCGTCATCCCCGCCGATCTCGAAGTTTCGGAGGCCGCGGCAGCCATCAAGTCCACCTATCGGATGTCGCTGGGCGACTCCTTTGCCGCGGGTCTCGCTCGAATGCGAAACGCCGTTCTCCACACCGTGGATAAGGACTTCAAGCAAGTGGAGTCCATCATCACCATCAACTGGCTTTCCCATTAG
- a CDS encoding thioredoxin family protein, translating to MGMISEKDGQAIRDHFNGNLSAPVKIEYFTRPDSRIFVPGREECATCKETGELLGEVAALSDQLTLDVHDITRDAARADELGVKRVPAFVLSGAAKGRVRYFGIPSGYEFSALIEDLVDVSKGEADLSQKTLDALGTLDKDLHIQVFATPT from the coding sequence ATGGGAATGATTTCAGAGAAAGACGGCCAGGCCATCCGGGACCACTTCAACGGAAACCTGTCGGCGCCGGTCAAGATCGAATACTTCACCCGGCCGGACAGCCGGATCTTCGTGCCCGGCCGCGAGGAATGCGCGACCTGCAAGGAAACGGGCGAACTCTTGGGCGAGGTTGCCGCCCTGTCGGATCAGCTCACGCTTGACGTTCACGACATCACGCGCGACGCGGCCCGTGCCGATGAGCTTGGAGTCAAACGGGTTCCGGCCTTCGTGCTCTCAGGCGCGGCGAAGGGCCGAGTTCGGTACTTCGGAATCCCATCGGGCTATGAATTCTCCGCGCTGATCGAAGATCTGGTTGACGTATCCAAGGGGGAAGCCGACCTGAGCCAGAAGACGCTCGATGCCCTGGGAACGCTGGATAAGGACCTCCACATTCAGGTTTTCGCCACGCCGACCTGA
- a CDS encoding DUF302 domain-containing protein: MATFGMRKELNSTYDAALSSVPDALKSEGFGILTEIDVKDTLKKKLNVDFRRYKILGACNPPFAHKALQAELEIGLLMPCNVIIYEGDSGKAVVAAVDPVLTMAAQGNARVKEIAGEVREKLTRVLERLC; this comes from the coding sequence ATGGCCACGTTTGGAATGAGAAAGGAATTGAATTCGACGTATGACGCCGCGCTGTCCAGTGTGCCGGATGCGCTCAAGAGCGAGGGGTTCGGCATCCTGACGGAAATCGACGTGAAAGACACGCTGAAGAAGAAATTGAACGTCGATTTTCGCCGTTACAAGATCCTGGGCGCCTGCAATCCACCTTTTGCCCACAAGGCTTTGCAAGCGGAGTTGGAGATCGGGCTCCTGATGCCGTGCAATGTGATTATCTACGAGGGAGATTCCGGGAAGGCCGTGGTCGCGGCGGTTGATCCGGTCCTGACGATGGCGGCCCAGGGGAACGCACGGGTCAAGGAGATTGCCGGAGAGGTGCGGGAGAAGCTGACGAGAGTCTTGGAAAGGCTGTGCTGA
- a CDS encoding AbrB/MazE/SpoVT family DNA-binding domain-containing protein: MDQGTVTSKGQLVIPAPLRKKYGIKKGTKVAFIEQGNKILLQPITKEFIRSLRGILKSDGSAVQDLVDERRRDLEREEKKLARFGIR, from the coding sequence ATGGATCAAGGCACGGTGACCAGCAAGGGGCAGCTCGTGATTCCGGCGCCGCTCCGCAAGAAATACGGGATCAAGAAAGGGACGAAGGTCGCCTTCATCGAACAGGGCAACAAGATCCTTCTCCAGCCCATCACGAAGGAGTTCATCCGAAGCCTTCGCGGGATTCTGAAGAGCGACGGGTCTGCCGTGCAAGATCTTGTTGATGAGAGGCGCCGGGACCTGGAGCGGGAAGAGAAGAAACTTGCGAGATTCGGTATTCGATAG
- a CDS encoding tyrosine--tRNA ligase yields the protein MVPADQQLALIRRGCVEIIKEEDLAARLATGKPLRVKAGFDPTAPDLHLGHLVLFEKLRQFQELGHVPVVIMGDFTARVGDPSGHDQTRPTLSPAEIERNTERFLQQLGKVLNLKGVEIRRNSDWISRIGREGVFGFLDWLSAIGAPPIQRLLEREEFQKRKERREPIYIQQLLYPLFQAYDSVCVQADVELGGTDQKFNLLLGREVQQTLDQPPQVAVLLPLLVGTDGTKKMSKSLGNHVALEDSPVEMFGKVMSIGDSVMKTYYELLTSETVDDGHPMEAKKRLASLVVGRLHGAASAAEAARDFTMKFQKKELPEDMPEVRLPATGAPLLLCDAMAGPLGLAPSKSEARRLIRQKGVRINEQTVDDEKALLPLEDGLVVQVGRRKFVKVRIVK from the coding sequence ATGGTGCCAGCAGACCAACAGCTCGCCCTGATCCGCCGGGGTTGCGTGGAGATTATCAAGGAGGAGGACCTTGCCGCCCGGTTGGCGACGGGAAAACCGCTCCGTGTGAAGGCGGGATTCGATCCCACCGCGCCGGATCTCCACCTCGGCCATCTCGTGCTGTTCGAGAAGCTCCGCCAATTCCAGGAACTCGGTCACGTGCCGGTGGTCATCATGGGCGACTTCACGGCACGCGTGGGCGATCCATCGGGACACGACCAAACGCGTCCAACCCTTTCCCCGGCCGAGATTGAGCGCAATACCGAACGGTTCTTGCAACAGCTCGGGAAGGTACTCAACTTGAAGGGTGTGGAGATACGAAGGAACTCCGATTGGATCTCGAGGATCGGCCGAGAAGGAGTTTTCGGGTTCCTGGATTGGCTTTCCGCCATCGGGGCGCCTCCGATCCAGCGTCTCTTGGAGCGGGAAGAATTCCAGAAGCGGAAAGAGAGGCGGGAGCCGATCTACATCCAGCAGCTCCTCTACCCCCTCTTTCAGGCCTACGACTCCGTCTGTGTTCAGGCCGACGTGGAGCTTGGGGGGACCGACCAGAAATTCAACCTCCTGTTGGGTCGGGAGGTTCAGCAGACGTTGGATCAGCCGCCTCAGGTGGCCGTGCTCCTTCCCCTCTTGGTCGGTACGGATGGGACGAAGAAGATGAGCAAATCGCTCGGGAACCATGTAGCTCTCGAAGACTCCCCTGTGGAGATGTTCGGTAAGGTCATGTCGATCGGCGACAGCGTAATGAAGACCTATTACGAGCTGCTGACATCGGAGACCGTGGATGACGGGCACCCAATGGAGGCGAAGAAAAGGCTGGCCTCCTTGGTCGTGGGGCGTCTGCACGGCGCAGCGTCGGCCGCCGAGGCCGCCCGGGACTTCACGATGAAGTTCCAAAAAAAAGAACTCCCTGAAGACATGCCCGAAGTGCGGCTGCCGGCGACCGGAGCCCCCCTGCTCCTGTGCGACGCCATGGCGGGTCCGCTCGGCCTCGCGCCCTCGAAGAGCGAGGCGCGCCGGCTTATCCGGCAAAAGGGAGTTCGAATCAATGAACAGACCGTGGACGATGAAAAGGCCCTCCTGCCTCTGGAGGATGGGCTGGTTGTCCAGGTCGGAAGACGAAAATTCGTGAAGGTGAGGATAGTGAAGTGA
- the gspE gene encoding type II secretion system ATPase GspE, translated as MTHRKLGEILVQDYGISAEAVENGLEAQKSKGGRIGEILVRQKSINETHLIQALSRQFDIPILQKTPEDLQIELAERIPIQFVRTHHILPLKRENGSILTVLHDPLDIEGIDDLGLVLESPLDLFLAEKDRIVALTNQIYDKLAASGRAMEELKDETLGIDAEALPEPEDLLDVTDEQPIIRLVNSLLYNAIKQRATDIHIEPFEREVVVRYRVDGILYNVHTPPKAAQPTITSRIKVMAGMNIAEKRLPQDGRIRLRIAGKDVDVRVSVVPTAFGERIVMRLLDKSKGLLDLPEIGMGEKDLRMLDVLLKRSNGIILVTGPTGSGKTTTLYAAISKINSPDKNIITVEDPIEYQIKGIGQIQVNPKIELTFANALRSILRQDPDIILVGEIRDAETAEIAIQASLTGHLVFSTLHTNDAAGTLTRLIDMGIEPFLISSSLTAVIAQRLIRTICPDCREAYVPTQSQVEELGINGDSNGIQFFRGKGCPQCFFTGFMGRLGIFEVLLVDGYIQELIVQKSDANVIKRMARSKGMITLREDGANKVKAGLTTIEEVLRVTQEEVLELA; from the coding sequence GTGACCCATCGCAAGCTCGGCGAAATTCTCGTCCAGGACTACGGCATTTCGGCCGAAGCCGTGGAAAACGGGCTGGAGGCCCAGAAGTCAAAAGGCGGACGTATCGGCGAGATCCTCGTCAGGCAGAAGTCGATCAATGAGACGCATTTGATTCAGGCGCTCAGCCGGCAGTTCGACATCCCCATCCTCCAGAAAACGCCCGAAGATCTCCAGATTGAACTCGCCGAGCGCATTCCCATTCAATTCGTGCGAACCCATCACATCCTCCCGCTCAAACGCGAAAACGGCAGCATCCTGACGGTTCTGCACGACCCCCTCGACATCGAAGGGATCGACGATCTGGGGCTGGTCCTGGAAAGCCCTCTCGATCTTTTTCTGGCTGAGAAAGACCGGATCGTCGCCCTGACGAATCAGATCTACGACAAACTCGCCGCGAGCGGCCGGGCCATGGAGGAGTTGAAGGATGAGACCCTCGGCATCGACGCCGAGGCCCTGCCTGAGCCGGAGGACCTCTTGGACGTGACGGATGAGCAACCGATCATCCGCCTCGTCAATTCGCTCCTTTACAACGCGATCAAGCAGCGCGCGACCGACATCCACATCGAACCGTTCGAGCGGGAGGTGGTGGTTCGATACCGAGTGGACGGCATCCTCTACAACGTCCACACGCCCCCGAAAGCGGCCCAGCCCACCATCACTTCGCGTATCAAAGTCATGGCGGGCATGAACATCGCGGAGAAGCGGCTGCCCCAGGACGGGCGCATCCGGCTCCGCATCGCCGGAAAGGACGTGGACGTGCGCGTCTCCGTGGTTCCCACCGCCTTCGGTGAACGCATCGTCATGCGACTGCTCGACAAGAGCAAAGGGCTCCTCGACCTCCCGGAAATCGGCATGGGCGAGAAGGACCTCCGCATGTTGGACGTCCTTCTCAAGCGCAGCAACGGGATCATCCTGGTGACCGGCCCCACGGGTTCCGGAAAAACCACCACGCTCTACGCGGCCATCTCGAAAATCAATTCGCCGGACAAGAACATCATCACGGTGGAAGACCCGATCGAATACCAGATCAAGGGCATCGGACAGATCCAGGTGAACCCGAAGATCGAACTGACGTTCGCCAACGCCCTCCGGTCGATTCTGCGTCAAGATCCGGATATCATCCTCGTCGGCGAAATCCGCGACGCCGAAACCGCCGAGATCGCCATTCAGGCCTCCCTCACCGGCCACCTGGTCTTCTCCACTCTCCACACCAACGACGCGGCCGGCACGCTCACCCGGCTCATCGACATGGGCATCGAGCCGTTCCTGATTTCCTCCTCCCTCACCGCCGTCATCGCCCAACGGCTGATCCGGACGATTTGCCCCGACTGCCGCGAGGCGTATGTCCCGACCCAGTCCCAAGTGGAGGAACTCGGCATCAACGGCGACTCGAACGGCATTCAGTTCTTCCGCGGGAAAGGCTGCCCCCAATGCTTTTTCACCGGCTTCATGGGCCGCCTTGGGATTTTTGAAGTGCTCCTGGTGGACGGCTACATCCAGGAACTCATCGTCCAGAAATCCGACGCCAACGTCATCAAGCGGATGGCCCGTTCCAAGGGCATGATCACCCTCCGCGAAGATGGCGCCAACAAAGTGAAGGCCGGCCTCACCACCATCGAAGAAGTCCTCCGCGTCACCCAGGAAGAAGTCCTCGAACTGGCGTAG
- a CDS encoding alcohol dehydrogenase catalytic domain-containing protein: MKAVVLHKTGGVEGLHYETVPDPELRDDDVLVRIRACGVCYRDLLDRRGKFPFIQIPIITGHEFSGEVVKVGRNAGEWSPGDRVVNLHRNPCGFCGPCSIGDEIHCEHAHAHFGLTWPGGYAEYVAAPKTSLVRLPDSIPFTDGAVLMCTAAVALRAVKVRADVRLGEKVLITGASGGVGTMALQVAKQCGASVVAVTSSDGKKKHLEEMGADEVHVSPTGSFHKEIGGGPMGGVDVAVEIVGSATFNSSLRCLKPGGRLILVGNVTGERVELNPGIIILKALKIIGSDSCSRAELTETIRLVEAKKLRVHVSKSFPLSEAAKAQTWLEEKKSSGRTVLIPN; the protein is encoded by the coding sequence GTGAAGGCGGTGGTGTTGCACAAGACCGGCGGGGTGGAGGGGCTCCACTATGAAACCGTGCCCGATCCGGAGTTGCGTGATGACGACGTTTTGGTGCGCATTCGCGCGTGCGGCGTGTGCTACCGGGATCTGCTCGACCGGCGGGGAAAGTTCCCGTTCATCCAGATTCCGATTATTACCGGCCATGAGTTCTCGGGCGAGGTGGTGAAGGTGGGAAGGAACGCGGGCGAGTGGTCGCCGGGCGATCGCGTGGTGAACCTTCACCGGAACCCCTGCGGTTTTTGCGGCCCATGTTCGATTGGCGACGAGATCCACTGCGAGCACGCCCACGCCCATTTCGGGCTGACCTGGCCGGGCGGATACGCGGAATACGTGGCCGCTCCGAAGACGAGCCTCGTGCGTCTGCCGGATTCAATTCCGTTCACCGACGGGGCGGTCCTCATGTGTACGGCGGCGGTGGCCCTGCGGGCCGTGAAAGTGCGGGCCGACGTCCGCTTGGGCGAAAAAGTCCTCATCACGGGGGCGTCCGGCGGCGTGGGTACCATGGCGCTCCAGGTTGCCAAACAGTGCGGGGCCTCGGTCGTTGCCGTGACGTCGAGTGACGGGAAGAAAAAGCATTTGGAGGAGATGGGCGCGGACGAGGTACACGTCAGTCCGACCGGCAGTTTCCACAAGGAGATCGGCGGCGGACCGATGGGCGGGGTGGACGTGGCGGTGGAGATCGTCGGGAGCGCGACGTTCAACTCCTCACTCCGGTGTCTCAAGCCGGGGGGCCGCCTCATCCTGGTGGGGAACGTCACTGGCGAGCGCGTGGAGCTCAATCCGGGGATCATCATCCTCAAGGCGCTCAAGATCATCGGATCGGATTCCTGCTCGCGGGCCGAACTGACCGAAACCATCCGGCTCGTGGAGGCGAAAAAATTGAGGGTGCATGTCTCGAAATCCTTCCCTCTGAGCGAGGCGGCGAAAGCCCAGACGTGGCTCGAAGAGAAGAAATCGTCCGGCCGCACCGTGCTGATCCCGAATTGA
- a CDS encoding Rne/Rng family ribonuclease: MNENEPEKPVESRPEPAGEPTERPREQQPRQRHDRHPRQRGGGGGGGGDARTQSQNRSSFAERGGGGGGWPRHRSGPPPRPREEEEPEEFERRPAQPIKIVISAAAYETRAGVLEGDKLAEILIERPKEKNFTGNIYRGKIVRLLPGMQSAFVDINDTRTAFLHITDVMERWEERNRPKRLEQVFREGDSILSQIIRDPVKDKGAKLSTKLTYTGRFCVVVIGNTMFGISRRIEDKRIRRRLHDIGARMQKRRTGLIFRTAAGLADEEAVVHEIEELYRAAEEIADKFNEKRDPELLSAEPPLIIRAARDMLGGRDEELIIDREEAYQQVVDYMKRHDPGALPCVKLYKGHEHVFEHYGIEAQIQKALQKEIDLPSGGSIVIDETEALTAIDVNTGHYVGRGNVEQTLLKTNLEAAQEIAYQIKLRNIGGLIVLDFIDMAREENERRVYDAMLDEFRYEKGRTIIQRFSGLGVIEMARFQTRKSLRGVITEPCVSCNATGQVKKSITICYEILRMLEKKLRENKKTTFTVTAHTDIAYRLDSEEKQYVDRLREKFKAMIEVRTESRFRPDEFWVD; encoded by the coding sequence GTGAACGAGAACGAACCTGAAAAACCCGTCGAGTCCCGACCGGAGCCCGCGGGAGAACCCACGGAGCGTCCGCGAGAACAGCAGCCGCGCCAGCGGCATGATCGCCATCCTCGTCAACGCGGGGGAGGTGGCGGGGGCGGAGGCGACGCCAGGACCCAGTCGCAAAACCGCTCCTCGTTTGCGGAACGGGGCGGCGGAGGCGGTGGATGGCCGCGTCATCGAAGTGGTCCCCCCCCCCGTCCTCGCGAGGAGGAAGAGCCCGAGGAATTCGAGCGTCGGCCGGCGCAGCCCATCAAGATTGTCATCAGCGCGGCGGCGTATGAGACGCGCGCGGGCGTGCTGGAGGGCGACAAGCTGGCCGAAATCCTGATCGAACGGCCCAAGGAAAAGAACTTCACCGGCAACATCTATCGGGGGAAGATCGTCCGGCTGCTTCCCGGCATGCAGTCGGCGTTTGTGGACATCAACGACACGCGCACGGCGTTCCTGCACATCACGGACGTCATGGAGCGCTGGGAGGAGCGCAATCGTCCGAAGCGCTTGGAACAGGTCTTTCGCGAGGGAGACAGCATCCTCTCCCAAATCATCCGCGACCCCGTGAAAGACAAAGGCGCCAAGCTCAGCACGAAGCTGACCTACACGGGGCGGTTCTGCGTGGTGGTGATCGGCAACACCATGTTCGGGATTTCACGGAGAATCGAGGACAAGAGGATCCGTCGCCGTCTTCACGATATTGGCGCCCGGATGCAGAAACGGCGTACGGGTCTCATCTTCCGCACGGCCGCGGGCTTGGCGGATGAGGAGGCGGTCGTACATGAAATCGAGGAGCTCTACCGCGCGGCCGAGGAGATTGCGGACAAGTTCAATGAGAAACGCGATCCGGAATTGCTATCCGCCGAGCCGCCCCTGATCATCCGGGCCGCGAGGGATATGCTCGGAGGGCGGGATGAAGAATTGATCATCGATCGGGAAGAGGCCTATCAACAAGTGGTGGATTACATGAAAAGGCACGATCCCGGCGCCCTTCCCTGCGTGAAGCTCTACAAGGGCCATGAACACGTCTTCGAACATTATGGAATCGAAGCGCAGATTCAGAAGGCGCTCCAAAAGGAGATCGACCTGCCTTCCGGCGGGAGCATTGTCATTGACGAAACGGAGGCCCTCACGGCCATCGACGTCAACACCGGGCACTATGTGGGCCGCGGCAATGTCGAACAGACGCTGCTCAAGACGAATCTGGAGGCGGCGCAGGAGATTGCGTACCAGATCAAACTGCGTAACATCGGCGGGCTCATCGTGCTGGATTTCATCGACATGGCCAGGGAAGAGAACGAGCGGAGGGTGTATGACGCGATGCTGGATGAATTCAGGTACGAGAAAGGCCGCACCATCATCCAGCGGTTCTCCGGGCTCGGCGTCATCGAGATGGCCCGTTTTCAGACACGGAAGAGCCTACGAGGCGTCATCACCGAACCGTGCGTTTCGTGCAACGCCACCGGCCAGGTGAAGAAGTCGATCACCATCTGCTACGAGATCCTGCGGATGTTGGAAAAGAAGTTGAGGGAGAATAAGAAGACCACGTTCACGGTCACGGCGCACACGGACATCGCCTACCGCCTCGATTCGGAGGAGAAGCAATACGTGGATCGGCTCCGGGAGAAGTTCAAGGCCATGATTGAGGTCCGTACGGAGAGCCGTTTCAGACCGGACGAATTCTGGGTGGATTGA
- the gspF gene encoding type II secretion system inner membrane protein GspF, with translation MPLFEYEGYKTDGKTVAGVVDADNPRTARAKLKKDGVYATAVKEGVLQEAKPLSKFAISLPFRRASTQDVAAITRQIATLLAAGLTVYETLTALIEQVDDPKMKKVLSQVRQSVNEGKSLADSMMEFPEVFSFLYVNMVRSGEASGALDAVLLRLAEFLENQVAIQNRIRRALYYPVFMTVVGSVFIFLVFTFLLPRILSIFEEMEMTLPLMTRILLMMSRNFSRFWWLLILAIAGGLYSLNRFRKTDRGRLVFDRFFLMLPVFGKIVRELAVARFSRTLSTLLSSGVNILPALEISKPVVNNVILAASIDEARKRVSEGAPLHEPLRRSGLYPPILIHMVAVGERSGALEEMLMKVAQNYEMETETKINGLVTLLEPVMIIVMAGVIVFLLLSILLPILQLSQITM, from the coding sequence ATGCCGCTGTTCGAATACGAAGGATACAAAACCGACGGGAAGACCGTCGCCGGCGTGGTCGATGCGGACAACCCCCGCACCGCGCGCGCCAAGTTGAAGAAGGACGGAGTCTACGCCACGGCCGTCAAGGAGGGCGTTCTCCAGGAAGCCAAGCCTCTTTCCAAATTCGCCATCTCCCTCCCGTTCCGCCGCGCCAGCACGCAGGACGTGGCAGCGATCACCCGCCAGATCGCCACGCTCCTCGCGGCCGGACTCACGGTCTATGAGACCCTGACCGCCCTTATCGAGCAGGTGGACGATCCCAAAATGAAGAAGGTCCTCTCCCAGGTTCGACAGAGCGTAAACGAAGGAAAATCCCTCGCCGACTCCATGATGGAGTTTCCGGAGGTGTTCTCCTTTCTCTACGTCAACATGGTGAGATCCGGCGAGGCCAGCGGCGCGCTCGATGCGGTCCTCCTCAGGCTCGCGGAATTCCTCGAGAACCAAGTGGCCATTCAGAACCGGATCCGCCGCGCCCTCTACTATCCGGTCTTCATGACGGTGGTCGGTTCCGTGTTCATCTTCCTGGTGTTCACATTTCTGCTGCCCCGCATCCTCTCGATCTTTGAAGAGATGGAAATGACGCTCCCGCTCATGACCCGGATCCTCCTCATGATGTCGAGGAACTTCAGCCGCTTCTGGTGGCTCCTCATCCTGGCCATCGCCGGAGGCCTGTACTCACTCAATCGCTTCCGCAAGACCGACCGGGGGAGGTTGGTCTTCGATCGGTTCTTCCTCATGCTGCCCGTCTTCGGGAAGATCGTCCGTGAACTCGCGGTGGCCCGATTCAGCCGCACGCTGAGTACACTCCTCTCGAGCGGCGTGAACATCCTCCCGGCGCTGGAGATCTCCAAACCGGTGGTCAACAACGTGATCCTCGCCGCTTCGATCGATGAGGCCCGCAAGCGCGTCTCGGAAGGCGCGCCTCTCCATGAGCCGCTCCGACGAAGCGGACTCTATCCGCCCATCCTCATCCACATGGTGGCCGTCGGCGAGCGCAGCGGCGCCCTAGAAGAGATGCTCATGAAAGTCGCCCAGAACTACGAGATGGAAACGGAAACGAAGATCAACGGCCTCGTCACGCTCCTCGAACCGGTGATGATCATTGTGATGGCCGGCGTAATCGTCTTCCTCCTGCTCTCCATCCTGCTACCGATTCTCCAGCTCAGCCAGATCACGATGTAG
- a CDS encoding thioredoxin family protein, with the protein MAIASERVTADVIEANEFPDLVQKYRVSGVPKIIVNDTVEFVGAQPESRFVSEVLRAVE; encoded by the coding sequence TTGGCCATCGCGAGCGAGCGCGTGACGGCGGACGTCATCGAGGCCAACGAATTTCCGGATTTGGTTCAGAAATACCGCGTCTCCGGCGTCCCCAAGATCATCGTCAACGACACCGTCGAATTCGTCGGCGCCCAGCCGGAATCCCGATTCGTCTCCGAAGTCCTCCGCGCTGTCGAATAG
- a CDS encoding glycerophosphodiester phosphodiesterase family protein: MTRSALALFVLAGIHGIGCGNDEPLPTAPETFSPSLFDCTSTSKLPLRRSPVPLGCVIDSTCNQGPTVVVHRGAGGEGGVIAPENSLSGLRAAVWMGTDGSEIDVRDTSDGRLILMHDGNMKRTTGIDAEVETKSAGEITSIPLLAPNNRFKGDFACDHVPAFEDALAIARDRLVIILDTKTSRIDLVVQAIESSGMIDQVMISVSDAERAVQARKLNPAVHVQVRPDTEEEIRRHLALFDRRPEIFEIPWPLGPQARPLVGSEPKLFSDIFTEDAVTVLRSKQGTHDTSHYSPIFDAGIQIVQTEFPAILLQHLDRWLFKSDPWQLLP; this comes from the coding sequence ATGACCCGATCGGCACTGGCGCTTTTCGTTCTCGCCGGCATCCACGGGATAGGGTGCGGCAACGATGAACCCCTGCCGACGGCCCCCGAAACGTTTTCTCCATCGCTCTTCGACTGCACCTCCACATCAAAGCTGCCTCTGCGCCGCTCGCCCGTTCCGTTGGGTTGTGTCATCGATTCCACGTGTAACCAAGGACCGACGGTGGTGGTGCATCGAGGCGCCGGCGGGGAAGGGGGCGTGATCGCGCCCGAGAACAGCCTCTCCGGTCTGCGCGCCGCCGTCTGGATGGGAACCGATGGATCAGAAATCGACGTGAGAGATACCTCCGATGGCCGACTCATCCTCATGCACGACGGCAACATGAAACGCACGACCGGCATCGACGCGGAAGTGGAAACGAAGTCGGCCGGCGAGATCACATCGATTCCGCTCCTTGCGCCAAACAACCGCTTCAAGGGAGATTTCGCATGCGACCATGTGCCTGCCTTCGAGGACGCCTTGGCGATCGCCCGGGACCGGCTGGTGATTATTTTGGATACCAAGACGAGTCGAATCGATCTCGTGGTTCAGGCGATCGAGTCCTCCGGAATGATCGATCAAGTCATGATCAGCGTGTCCGACGCGGAGCGCGCCGTTCAAGCACGGAAGCTGAATCCCGCCGTCCACGTGCAGGTCCGCCCGGATACGGAAGAGGAGATCCGCCGGCACCTCGCGCTCTTCGACCGCCGACCCGAAATCTTCGAGATCCCTTGGCCGCTCGGCCCTCAAGCCCGCCCCCTCGTCGGTTCCGAGCCCAAGCTCTTCTCCGACATCTTCACAGAGGATGCCGTGACGGTCCTGCGGAGCAAGCAAGGAACGCACGACACGTCCCACTATTCCCCCATCTTCGACGCCGGCATCCAGATCGTTCAGACGGAATTCCCCGCCATTCTGCTCCAGCATCTCGATCGCTGGCTCTTCAAAAGCGATCCCTGGCAGCTTCTGCCTTAG
- a CDS encoding cytochrome P450, with product MQNFPFGGGVRRCLGTVFATYEIKVSVHPHPDLRQQADPPSGVTPPSRGRG from the coding sequence GTGCAGAATTTTCCATTCGGCGGGGGAGTTCGACGGTGCCTTGGCACGGTGTTCGCCACGTATGAAATCAAAGTAAGCGTTCACCCCCACCCTGACCTCCGCCAGCAGGCGGATCCGCCCTCCGGCGTGACTCCCCCGTCGAGGGGGAGGGGGTAG